The Hydrogenobacter sp. genome includes a window with the following:
- a CDS encoding peroxiredoxin, translating to MQEVKIGQKVPGFELEVYEPQKGNFSKISLKDILQKGKWVVLFFYPADFTFVCPTELADLANYYRKLQSMGVEIISVSTDTKYTHLAWHRTEKLLEKVSFPMGADTTGKISRLFGVYDEDTGLALRGTFIINPEGILVSSEINFYNVGRNAEELVRKMEANIYLMSIPLHRQISHL from the coding sequence ATGCAAGAAGTGAAGATAGGGCAAAAGGTTCCAGGTTTTGAGCTGGAAGTATATGAACCTCAAAAGGGAAACTTTAGTAAGATCTCTCTGAAAGATATACTGCAAAAAGGTAAATGGGTTGTGCTATTCTTTTATCCCGCTGACTTTACTTTTGTGTGTCCCACAGAGCTTGCGGATCTTGCCAATTACTATAGAAAACTGCAAAGCATGGGTGTAGAAATCATATCCGTATCCACAGATACCAAATACACGCATCTTGCTTGGCATAGAACGGAGAAACTCCTTGAAAAAGTGAGCTTTCCCATGGGTGCGGATACTACTGGTAAGATCTCAAGACTTTTTGGTGTTTATGATGAGGATACGGGGCTGGCTCTTAGAGGCACCTTCATAATAAATCCTGAAGGTATTCTCGTAAGTTCGGAGATAAACTTTTATAACGTAGGTAGAAATGCTGAGGAGCTTGTGCGGAAGATGGAAGCAAATATATATCTCATGAGTATCCCTCTGCATAGACAGATATCCCATTTATAG
- the kdsB gene encoding 3-deoxy-manno-octulosonate cytidylyltransferase, which translates to MRRVIVIPARLSSTRLKEKPLTIIVDKPLIRWVVEGCLKTGEEVILATDSERIADTVKDLNVKVVYTPSELPSGSDRVAYALRDERVDHVINYQGDEPFVYTEDIKRLFKALEDFPVATLACRDTEFYKDPASVKVVIAEDGTALYFSRSSIPFMKLHSDLYPLKHVGIYAFRKEVLLEFTSWGQGHLERLESLEQLRLLEKGLKIKVLLTDNYYHGVDTEDDVKVVSERLLKKLSNPTTNW; encoded by the coding sequence ATGAGAAGGGTTATAGTTATACCAGCAAGACTTTCTTCCACAAGGCTAAAGGAAAAACCTTTGACTATCATAGTTGACAAGCCTCTTATCAGATGGGTTGTAGAAGGTTGCCTGAAAACTGGGGAGGAAGTTATTTTAGCAACAGACAGTGAGAGGATAGCTGATACGGTAAAAGATCTTAACGTAAAAGTAGTTTACACGCCCTCTGAACTTCCATCGGGTAGTGATAGGGTAGCTTACGCACTGAGGGATGAGAGAGTTGATCACGTTATAAACTACCAAGGGGACGAACCTTTCGTGTATACTGAGGACATAAAAAGATTATTCAAAGCTCTTGAAGATTTCCCAGTTGCTACCTTAGCATGTAGGGATACTGAATTTTACAAAGATCCTGCATCTGTAAAGGTGGTAATAGCGGAGGATGGGACAGCACTCTACTTCTCAAGAAGTTCCATACCATTCATGAAACTCCATTCAGACCTTTATCCTCTCAAACATGTAGGTATATACGCTTTTAGGAAGGAAGTGCTTCTTGAGTTTACAAGCTGGGGGCAGGGACACCTTGAAAGACTTGAATCCTTAGAACAGTTGAGACTCTTAGAGAAGGGATTAAAGATAAAAGTACTTCTAACGGATAACTACTATCACGGGGTTGATACTGAGGATGATGTGAAGGTAGTGTCTGAGAGGTTACTTAAAAAACTTTCTAACCCTACGACGAACTGGTGA
- the lpxC gene encoding UDP-3-O-acyl-N-acetylglucosamine deacetylase yields the protein MNQRTLKENLSFEGVGIHSGTFAKILLHPEREDTGIRFLKDRVYIPANFRFVVSTDHSTDLGKDGVVIKTVEHLMAVLYMLGVDNVTIEFVKGFEVPILDGSGYYFYKFLKDNVINLNAPASIVEIKHSFEVRNCKANIKAIPYQGFSAVYVGGLEGFFEERSVEFNGNVKDLVFARTFCYDYELKHLINRGLAKGGSLKNALLLGRGFVYNRGGLRSEDEPLRHKLLDLIGDLALFGRRIKGRVISHKGGHTLNHQFVVGLESFLSNLSDTTFTSSSVSTP from the coding sequence ATGAACCAGCGCACTCTAAAAGAGAATCTTTCCTTTGAAGGTGTTGGTATACACTCGGGAACCTTTGCAAAGATCCTTTTACATCCAGAAAGGGAAGATACTGGTATAAGATTTTTAAAGGATCGCGTTTACATACCTGCCAATTTTCGGTTTGTAGTCAGTACGGACCATTCAACGGATCTCGGAAAGGATGGGGTGGTTATAAAGACGGTAGAGCATCTTATGGCAGTCCTTTACATGCTCGGTGTGGATAATGTAACTATTGAGTTTGTAAAAGGTTTTGAAGTGCCTATACTTGATGGAAGTGGCTATTACTTTTACAAATTCCTCAAGGATAACGTTATAAACTTAAACGCACCTGCAAGTATCGTGGAGATAAAACACTCCTTTGAAGTTAGAAACTGCAAAGCTAACATAAAGGCTATACCTTACCAAGGTTTCTCGGCTGTTTATGTAGGTGGTCTTGAAGGCTTTTTTGAGGAAAGATCTGTAGAATTCAATGGAAATGTTAAAGATCTTGTCTTCGCAAGAACTTTCTGCTACGATTATGAACTCAAGCATCTTATAAACAGGGGTCTTGCAAAGGGAGGAAGTTTAAAGAATGCTTTACTATTAGGCAGGGGGTTTGTATACAACAGAGGAGGGTTGCGTTCTGAAGACGAACCTCTAAGGCATAAGCTTCTTGATCTTATAGGTGATCTTGCTCTTTTTGGAAGAAGGATAAAAGGACGCGTGATTTCTCACAAGGGAGGTCATACGCTGAATCACCAGTTCGTCGTAGGGTTAGAAAGTTTTTTAAGTAACCTCTCAGACACTACCTTCACATCATCCTCAGTATCAACCCCGTGA
- a CDS encoding uroporphyrinogen-III synthase, with amino-acid sequence MFKIILTRSEEDINRDRSIFEREGFEVISLPLVKTVDLDFELPKEDFDFVIFQSAKAVKYFFDKNRLKGSEKIIAVGETTGKALESYGYNTYMMPENYYAEEVKHLIKGEKVKVLIPRSREGRENLIMDLKEMGFYVYAVNVYTTQPVLYRRDEFLRVISKGNVIVFASPSAVKSFFANLPKDEGIRVLKEKIAVCIGKTTNEELISLSGLCGLLPEKPSMKSVVKLIKSLA; translated from the coding sequence ATGTTCAAGATTATACTAACCAGAAGTGAGGAAGATATAAATAGAGACAGAAGCATTTTTGAAAGGGAAGGATTTGAAGTAATTTCATTGCCTCTCGTAAAGACCGTAGATCTTGACTTTGAACTTCCAAAGGAGGATTTTGATTTTGTGATATTCCAGAGTGCTAAGGCTGTAAAGTACTTTTTTGATAAGAACAGGCTCAAAGGGAGTGAAAAGATCATAGCTGTGGGGGAAACCACCGGGAAAGCCCTTGAAAGCTACGGGTACAACACTTACATGATGCCAGAAAATTACTATGCTGAGGAAGTAAAGCATCTTATAAAAGGAGAAAAGGTTAAAGTTCTTATCCCACGCTCACGCGAAGGTAGAGAAAACCTCATAATGGATCTGAAAGAGATGGGTTTTTACGTTTATGCAGTAAATGTTTATACAACTCAGCCCGTTCTATATAGGAGAGATGAATTCTTAAGGGTAATCAGTAAAGGAAACGTGATAGTTTTTGCAAGTCCCTCCGCGGTAAAGAGTTTTTTTGCAAATTTACCAAAAGATGAAGGGATAAGGGTTTTGAAAGAGAAAATAGCTGTGTGTATTGGCAAAACCACCAACGAAGAGCTTATCTCTCTGTCTGGACTATGCGGTCTTTTGCCTGAAAAACCGAGCATGAAAAGCGTAGTAAAACTCATAAAGTCTTTGGCATGA
- the dksA gene encoding RNA polymerase-binding protein DksA produces MHHLTQDQVKELKELLLSMREKIIKSADEQIKDPSNVTFEGGDEIDRANIETERYIQLQRVKTRELKLLRKIDYALAKMESFTYGVCENCGKEIPFERLKARPVTTMCINCKELEEETENE; encoded by the coding sequence ATGCATCATCTTACGCAGGATCAGGTAAAAGAACTCAAAGAGCTTTTGCTATCTATGAGGGAAAAGATAATAAAGTCAGCTGACGAGCAGATAAAAGATCCCTCTAACGTAACTTTTGAGGGTGGGGACGAGATAGACAGAGCCAATATAGAGACGGAACGATACATCCAACTCCAAAGGGTAAAAACGAGAGAGTTAAAGCTCCTCAGAAAGATAGATTACGCTCTTGCTAAAATGGAGAGTTTCACTTACGGGGTGTGTGAAAACTGCGGTAAGGAGATACCTTTTGAGAGATTAAAAGCCAGACCGGTAACTACTATGTGCATAAACTGCAAAGAACTTGAAGAGGAAACGGAAAATGAGTGA
- a CDS encoding aminotransferase class I/II-fold pyridoxal phosphate-dependent enzyme has product MSEEWMFPKVKKLPKYVFAVVNELKYKLRKEGEDIVDLGMGNPDIPPSQHIIDKLCEVANRHHVHGYSASKGIPRLRKAICEFYRRQYGVELDPEKNAIMTIGAKEGYSHLMLAMLEPGDTVIVPNPTYPIHYYAPIICNGDAISVPLLPEEDFQESFIKRLYDLLKTSFRKPKAVVLSFPHNPTTLCVDKDFFKEVVQLAKNEGIWIIHDFAYADLGFDGYTPPSILQIEGAIDVAVELYSMSKGFSMAGWRVAFVVGNEVLIKNLAHLKSYLDYGVFTPIQVASIIALESPYEIVEKNREVYRKRRDILVEGLNRIGWDVRKPKGSMFVWAKIPEWIGMNSLDFSFFLLKEAKVAVSPGIGFGEYGEGYVRFALVENEHRIRQAVRGIKKAFEKFRTTSQLTT; this is encoded by the coding sequence ATGAGTGAAGAATGGATGTTTCCTAAAGTTAAGAAATTACCTAAGTATGTGTTTGCTGTGGTGAATGAACTTAAGTATAAACTCAGGAAGGAGGGAGAGGATATAGTTGATCTGGGCATGGGGAATCCAGACATACCTCCCTCACAACACATAATAGACAAACTTTGTGAGGTAGCAAACAGACACCATGTACACGGATATTCAGCATCAAAAGGAATCCCCAGACTCAGAAAAGCTATATGTGAGTTTTACAGAAGGCAATATGGAGTGGAGCTTGATCCCGAAAAAAACGCCATAATGACTATAGGAGCAAAAGAAGGATACTCCCACCTCATGCTTGCCATGCTCGAACCTGGAGACACAGTTATAGTCCCAAACCCTACATATCCTATTCATTACTACGCGCCCATCATATGCAATGGTGATGCGATCTCCGTACCTCTACTGCCAGAGGAAGACTTTCAGGAAAGCTTTATAAAAAGACTTTATGATCTTCTCAAGACATCTTTCAGAAAACCCAAAGCTGTAGTTCTTAGCTTTCCACATAATCCCACAACGTTGTGTGTGGATAAGGACTTTTTCAAGGAAGTGGTACAACTTGCCAAAAATGAAGGTATCTGGATAATACATGACTTTGCTTACGCTGACTTAGGTTTTGATGGTTACACACCTCCGAGCATACTTCAGATAGAGGGTGCTATAGATGTGGCGGTTGAGCTTTATTCTATGTCAAAAGGTTTTTCTATGGCTGGTTGGAGAGTAGCCTTTGTAGTAGGAAACGAAGTACTTATAAAAAATCTCGCTCATCTCAAAAGTTATTTGGACTATGGTGTATTCACACCTATACAAGTAGCCTCTATAATAGCTCTTGAGAGTCCGTACGAGATAGTGGAAAAGAACAGAGAAGTGTACAGAAAAAGGAGAGATATACTCGTAGAAGGTTTAAACCGCATAGGTTGGGATGTAAGAAAACCTAAGGGAAGCATGTTTGTGTGGGCAAAAATACCTGAATGGATAGGTATGAACTCCTTAGATTTCTCCTTTTTCCTTTTGAAAGAAGCAAAGGTAGCTGTCTCACCGGGTATAGGTTTCGGCGAATACGGGGAAGGTTATGTGAGGTTTGCTCTTGTAGAAAACGAACATCGTATAAGACAAGCGGTTAGGGGAATAAAAAAAGCCTTTGAAAAATTCAGGACGACAAGCCAATTAACTACCTAA